From one Thunnus maccoyii chromosome 6, fThuMac1.1, whole genome shotgun sequence genomic stretch:
- the gal3st2 gene encoding galactose-3-O-sulfotransferase 2 produces the protein MLSPPRRWIRDQPLSSVTSCVRRVLCSRRHSLWILLILLVVCIAIQTFVARQARNDKLTGLPHLRFTVSKQHLFPTLQNVWDGLQSETALAVNQELTLQTERATDLHHQNEEYGKPSNYILSRYVDTTINLATASQMKAGKVSAGKLPLPKHGNKVSPGLPGSLVLHSTRKGKDTHSPPSLFKAHIRSEHNKATCQPKSHIVFLKTHKTASSTILNILYRYGESRNLTFALPLNKHSQLFYPFPFASHFVEGVSSRSVREFHIMCNHMRFRKAEVAKVMPADTFYFSILRHPVAMMESIYIYYKSIPAFHKTHSLDDFLDNSWQNYNSSVTNNHYAHNILSFDFGFDNNIRAGAEDLEERASVAIAAIERDFHLILISEYFDESMVLLKHALCWSLDDVVSFKLNSRSERTRHPLLPSTAEKIKRWNALDWRIYLHFNTTFWHKVDSLVGQEQMKREVSQLRKLQAKLAISCLKDGGAVDPSQIKDAGLKPFQYGAAVIQGYNLNPHIDRQTKTKCQRLITPELQYTDRLYTQQFPELAAKHRQANRMVALQRQHSDRTGAMEKVWVREAHQRQIIKHKFPNLKNEKASASALLTHTAAGNKTRMP, from the exons GTGTGTGAGGAGAGTGCTGTGCAGCAGGCGTCACTCTCTGTGGATTCTACTCATCCTGCTCGTGGTCTGCATTGCCATTCAGACCTTTGTCGCCCGCCAAGCCAG GAATGACAAGCTGACAGGACTCCCACATCTGAGATTCACTGTTAGTAAACAGCACCTGTTTCCTACTCTGCAAAATGTCTGGGACGGCCTTCAGTCTGAGACTGCACTGGCAGTGAATCAGGAATTGACTctacagacagaaagagctACAGATCTTCATCATCAGAATGAGGAATATGGAAAGCCATCAAATTATATCCTGTCGAGATATGTTGATACAACCATCAACCTTGCCACAGCCTCTCAGATGAAGGCAGGAAAAGTTTCAGCTGGAAAGCTGCCTCTACCCAAACACGGAAACAAAGTGAGCCCTGGACTTCCAGGTTCTTTGGTCCTCCACAGCACTAGAAAAGGCAAAGACACCCACTCTCCACCCAGTTTATTCAAGGCTCACATCAGAAGTGAACACAATAAAGCAACCTGCCAGCCAAAGTCTCACATTGTATTCCTcaagacacacaaaacagcaaGTAGCACCATCCTAAACATCCTGTATCGCTATGGTGAAAGCAGGAACTTGACCTTTGCCCTCCCCCTGAACAAACACAGCCAGTTGTTTTATCCATTCCCCTTTGCTTCACATTTTGTGGAGGGCGTCAGCAGCAGAAGTGTGAGGGAGTTCCACATTATGTGCAACCACATGAGGTTTAGAAAAGCTGAG GTAGCAAAGGTGATGCCAGCGGACACCTTCTATTTCTCCATCCTGAGGCATCCTGTGGCCATGATGGAGTCCATTTACATTTACTACAAGAGCATCCCAGCCTTTCACAAGACTCACAGCCTGGACGACTTCCTGGACAACAGCTGGCAGAACTACAACTCATCAGTGACCAACAACCACTACGCTCACAACATTCTGTCTTTTGACTTCGGCTTTGACAACAACATTAGAGCTGGTGCTGAAGACCTGGAGGAGAGAGCCAGTGTGGCCATTGCAGCCATTGAACGGGACTTCCACCTCATTCTTATTTCTGAATACTTTGATGAGTCTATGGTCTTGCTTAAGCATGCCCTCTGCTGGTCCCTGGATGACGTGGTTTCCTTTAAGCTTAACAGTCGCAGCGAACGAACTCGTCACCCACTTTTACCTAGTACTGCAGAGAAAATCAAGAGATGGAATGCTTTAGACTGGAGGATTTACCTGCACTTTAACACCACCTTCTGGCACAAAGTGGATAGTCTGGTTGGGCAAGAGCAGATGAAGAGGGAAGTATCTCAGTTGAGAAAGCTTCAGGCTAAGCTAGCAATCAGCTGCCTGAAAGATGGAGGGGCAGTCGACCCATCCCAGATAAAAGATGCCGGGTTAAAGCCATTCCAATATGGAGCGGCTGTGATCCAGGGATATAACCTAAATCCACACATAGACAGACAAACCAAAACTAAATGTCAGAGACTAATAACTCCAGAACTGCAGTACACAGATCGTCTGTATACTCAGCAGTTCCCTGAGCTAGCCGCTAAGCATAGACAAGCAAATAGGATGGTTGCTCTACAGCGTCAACACTCAGACAGAACAGGTGCAATGGAAAAGGTCTGGGTGAGGGAAGCTCACCAGAGACAgatcataaaacacaaattcCCAAATCTCAAGAACGAAAAGGCCTCCGCAAGTGCCCTGttaacacacacagcagctggaaacaaaacaagaatgcCATGA